One genomic region from Nymphaea colorata isolate Beijing-Zhang1983 chromosome 10, ASM883128v2, whole genome shotgun sequence encodes:
- the LOC116262224 gene encoding calcium-transporting ATPase, endoplasmic reticulum-type-like, which translates to MEEKPFPAWSWSVEECLKEYNVRLEKGLSSSEVERRHAKYGWNELQSESGKPLWKLVLEQFDDTLVKILLMAAVVSFVLAYFDSHENGEGALTEYVEPFVILLILILNAIVGVWQETNAEKALEALKEMQCETAKVLRNGIYAADLPARELVPGDVVELRIGDKVPADMRVAKLKTSTFRVEQSSLTGESMPVIKTVNPVFMEDCELQAKECMVFAGTTVVNGSCLCIVVSTGMRTEIGKIQTQIHEASLEEQDTPLKKKLDEFGEKLTLVIGFVCALVWLINVKHFLTWDSSDGWPKDFRFSFGKCTYYFKIAVALAVAAIPEGLPAVITTCLALGTRKMAQKNAIVRKLPSVETLGCTTVICSDKTGTLTTNQMSVTEFFTLGEGNCTPRSFRVDGTTYDPNDGEISDWEFGNLDASLQVLAEISAVCNDAGISCGNNHFRATGMPTEAALKVLVEKMGVPDANETKRIQAERLSADRSSENSSVKLGCCEWWAKRSKRIATLEFDRVRKSMSIIVRELNGHNRMLVKGAMESVLERSSHVQLGDGSVVPLDEPCRQLLLFSLQKMSSKGLRCLGFAYKDELGEFNDYHGEEHAAHKKLLDPSNYSDIESNLIFVGVIGLRDPPREEVHRAIEDCKDAGIRVMVITGDNKSTAEAICREIGIFCDGEDLKGKSFTGKEFMALSSSQQSHVLSRGGGLVFSRAEPKHKQDIVRMLKDLDEIVAMTGDGVNDAPALKLADIGVSMGIAGTEVAKEASDMVLADDNFSTIVSAVAEGRSIYNNMKAFIRYMISSNVGEVASIFLTAALGLPECLIPVQLLWVNLVTDGPPATALGFNPPDINIMRKPPRKKDDSLINLWVLVRYLVIGLYVGIATVGIFAWWYTHDSFLGINLGGDGHTVVSFAQLRAWEDCPRWENFSASPFTAGGKVISFGDSCDYFKAGKVKAATLSLSVLVAIEMFNSLNALSEDSSLTTMPPWINPWLLVAMSLSFALHCVILYVPFLADIFGIVPLSFSEWCVVILVSFPVVLIDEVLKFIGRNHVAKPKYKTL; encoded by the exons atggaggaGAAACCGTTTCCTGCGTGGTCTTGGTCCGTAGAAGAGTGCCTGAAGGAGTACAACGTGAGATTGGAGAAGGGCTTGAGTTCCTCTGAGGTAGAGAGGAGGCACGCCAAGTATGGGTGGAATGAGCTGCAGAGTGAAAGCGGGAAGCCTCTGTGGAAGTTGGTGCTGGAGCAGTTTGATGACACGCTTGTGAAGATTCTACTCATGGCTGCCGTTGTTTCGTTCGTTCTTGCTTACTTTGACAGTCATGAAAACGGCGAAGGGGCGCTTACTGAGTACGTTGAGCCGTTCGTCATCCTGCTGATCCTCATTCTCAATGCAATTGTTGGAGTGTGGCAAGAGACCAATGCTGAGAAGGCTCTTGAAGCACTGAAGGAGATGCAGTGTGAGACAGCAAAAGTTTTGAGGAATGGGATTTACGCTGCAGACTTGCCTGCTAGAGAGTTAGTCCCTGGTGATGTAGTTGAATTGAGGATTGGAGATAAGGTTCCTGCTGATATGAGGGTGGCGAAGCTCAAAACTTCCACTTTTAGAGTGGAACAGAGCTCCCTCACAGGAGAAAGCATGCCGGTGATCAAGACCGTGAATCCTGTCTTCATGGAGGACTGTGAATTGCAGGCAAAAGAGTGCATGGTTTTTGCAGGAACCACTGTTGTTAATGGAAGCTGCCTCTGCATCGTTGTTAGCACAGGGATGAGAACAGAGATTGGAAAAATACAGACACAAATTCATGAAGCTTCACTGGAGGAGCAGGACACTCCATTGAAGAAAAAACTGGACGAATTCGGCGAGAAACTGACTTTGGTGATAGGGTTCGTATGTGCTCTGGTGTGGTTGATTAATGTTAAGCATTTTCTGACTTGGGATTCAAGCGATGGCTGGCCTAAAGATTTTAGATTTTCCTTCGGTAAGTGTACCTATTATTTTAAGATAGCTGTGGCTCTTGCTGTTGCTGCCATACCAGAAGGCCTTCCTGCTGTCATTACCACATGCTTAGCATTGGGCACTAGAAAGATGGCACAGAAGAATGCAATTGTCCGGAAGCTCCCCAGTGTAGAAACCTTGGGGTGTACCACAGTGATCTGTTCAGACAAAACCGGGACACTTACAACAAATCAGATGTCAGTAACAGAGTTCTTCACACTGGGAGAGGGCAACTGTACTCCTAGAAGTTTTCGGGTTGATGGAACAACTTATGATCCCAACGATGGTGAGATTTCAGACTGGGAGTTTGGTAATTTGGATGCAAGTCTGCAAGTTCTTGCTGAAATTTCCGCTGTCTGCAACGACGCCGGAATATCTTGCGGCAACAACCATTTTCGAGCTACTGGCATGCCAACTGAAGCAGCTCTTAAG GTGCTGGTTGAGAAGATGGGAGTACCTGATGCCAATGAGACAAAAAGGATTCAAGCTGAACGCCTTTCTGCAGACCGGTCCAGTGAGAACTCCTCTGTAAAATTGG GTTGCTGTGAGTGGTGGGCTAAACGATCAAAGAGAATTGCCACACTTGAATTCGACAGGGTTCGCAAGTCGATGAGTATAATTGTTAGAGAGCTAAATGGCCACAATCGCATGCTGGTTAAG GGTGCCATGGAGAGTGTACTTGAACGAAGTTCGCACGTTCAGCTCGGAGATGGCTCAGTTGTTCCTCTGGATGAGCCGTGCAGACAGCTTTTACTGTTTAGCCTACAGAAGATGAGCTCAAAGGGTCTCAGATGCCTGGGCTTTGCTTATAAAGATGAACTTGGGGAGTTCAACGACTACCATGGCGAAGAACATGCTGCCCACAAGAAGCTGTTGGACCCCTCTAACTACTCCGACATCGAAAGCAACCTAATATTCGTGGGTGTAATAGGCTTAAGA GACCCTCCACGTGAGGAAGTTCACAGGGCCATTGAGGACTGCAAGGATGCAGGGATTAGGGTGATGGTGATCACCGGCGACAACAAGTCGACGGCAGAGGCTATCTGCAGGGAGATTGGTATCTTTTGTGATGGGGAGGATCTCAAGGGCAAGAGCTTCACCGGCAAAGAGTTCATGGCACTTAGTAGCAGCCAACAATCCCACGTACTGTCAAGAGGGGGAGGCTTGGTCTTCTCGAGAGCTGAGCCTAAGCACAAGCAAGACATTGTTCGGATGCTTAAAGACTTGGACGAGATCGTGGCGATGACCGGAGACGGCGTCAATGATGCACCCGCTTTGAAGCTCGCCGATATCGGAGTTTCCATGGGAATCGCCGGTACCGAG GTTGCTAAAGAAGCATCGGACATGGTTCTTGCCGACGATAACTTCAGTACGATCGTCTCCGCCGTTGCCGAAGGTCGCTCGATCTATAACAACATGAAGGCTTTCATTAG GTACATGATCTCCTCCAATGTGGGAGAGGTGGCCTCCATATTTCTCACTGCAGCTCTAGGCTTGCCTGAATGCTTGATTCCAGTGCAGCTCCTGTGGGTGAACTTGGTCACCGATGGCCCTCCGGCGACGGCGCTCGGCTTCAACCCGCCTGACATCAACATCATGCGCAAGCCACCAAGGAAGAAGGACGATTCGCTCATCAACCTGTGGGTTCTGGTCCGCTACTTG GTGATTGGTTTGTATGTAGGCATTGCCACAGTGGGTATTTTTGCTTGGTGGTATACACATGACTCCTTCCTGGGCATCAACCTCGGCGGCGACGGCCACACCGTGGTCTCCTTCGCGCAGCTCAGGGCATGGGAAGACTGCCCAAGATGGGAAAACTTCAGCGCCAGCCCCTTCACTGCCGGCGGCAAGGTCATCTCCTTCGGCGACTCCTGCGACTACTTCAAGGCCGGGAAGGTGAAGGCGGCGACGCTCTCTCTCTCGGTGCTTGTTGCGATCGAGATGTTCAACTCTTTGAATGCGCTTTCTGAGGATAGCAGCCTGACCACCATGCCCCCATGGATCAATCCATGGCTGCTCGTGGCCATGTCCCTTTCGTTCGCCTTGCACTGCGTCATTCTCTATGTTCCCTTCTTAGCTGACATATTTGGGATAGTCCCACTGAGCTTTAGCGAGTGGTGTGTCGTCATTTTAGTCTCTTTTCCAGTTGTACTTATTGATGAAGTACTGAAGTTCATAGGCAGGAACCACGTAGCAAAACCCAAGTACAAGACCCTTTGA